The proteins below come from a single Chryseobacterium bernardetii genomic window:
- a CDS encoding XRE family transcriptional regulator produces the protein MSIFSNNIRSLRAKRKLSQQNVADDLAISRVRYSKYENGISEPPIELLIKISKYFHVSIDLLLSVDLQKYSTEDMLKLPDNRIILPVAVDDLGNDTIEIIPQKASMGYLEGYSDVGYIESLQRIALPFLNNGKYRAFPADGDSMPPFRNGSYIVGKYVEGVSELKPGKTYVFITQNDGITYKRFKEHKGNAICVSADNSFYEPYDIPLEDIVEIWQYASGIFPEDFEPGDYESYNFKEMFRELRQDIRELDKKVSARRRKSSK, from the coding sequence ATGTCAATTTTTTCAAATAATATACGCTCCCTGAGAGCGAAGAGAAAGCTTTCTCAGCAAAATGTAGCAGATGACCTTGCAATCTCCCGGGTGAGATATTCTAAATACGAAAACGGAATTTCAGAGCCTCCTATTGAGCTTCTTATTAAGATATCCAAATATTTTCATGTAAGTATAGATCTGTTATTATCTGTTGATCTTCAAAAATATTCTACGGAAGATATGCTGAAACTTCCGGATAACAGAATTATTCTTCCGGTGGCAGTGGATGACCTTGGAAATGATACCATAGAAATCATTCCGCAAAAAGCTTCCATGGGATATCTGGAAGGTTACAGCGATGTAGGATATATTGAAAGTCTTCAGCGTATTGCCCTCCCCTTCTTAAATAATGGAAAATACAGGGCTTTTCCCGCAGACGGAGATTCTATGCCGCCTTTCAGAAATGGTTCATACATTGTAGGAAAATATGTGGAAGGGGTTAGCGAACTGAAACCCGGAAAGACTTATGTTTTCATTACTCAGAATGACGGGATTACCTATAAACGTTTTAAAGAGCATAAAGGAAATGCTATTTGTGTGAGTGCAGATAACTCTTTTTATGAGCCCTATGATATTCCGCTTGAGGATATTGTAGAAATCTGGCAGTATGCTTCAGGAATTTTCCCTGAAGATTTTGAGCCGGGAGATTATGAGAGTTACAATTTCAAGGAAATGTTCAGGGAATTAAGACAGGATATCAGAGAATTGGACAAAAAGGTTTCTGCACGCCGTAGAAAGTCTTCAAAATAA
- a CDS encoding alkaline phosphatase: MDRRKFLKGSALLTGLLSLSPSELWSSSKNTGHPKAGKAKNIIFMISDGMSLGTLSMADLYSRNILGKESQWLSLYREKKVSRALMDTASANSIVTDSAAASSAFGGGIRVQNGALNIGANGEVHVPIWQKYKKAGKKIGCVTTVTVTHATPAGFCINSAKRNAESQIAEMYAELGFDVLMGGGDEFFNPLKREDQKDLYSVYRKKNFQIVKNRTDLQNITKGNSVLGIFSTGALPYSIDRTHLKELQNTPTLAEMTSAAIDQMKEHPEGFVLQIEAGKVDWAAHANDIAALIHDQLAFDEAIKKVMDFAEKDGNTLVIITTDHGNANPGTIYGAAATKNFNSISNYQYTNEYILNRIHKDYSAKDIKDWIYEANKLILTDEEARHLQSFYNGLEKEEGLYNYKKLPFKLYSEIQKNRNSVGWISMDHSGDYVEVAAYGPGSQLLQPYIKNTDLHHLMLEASPI, from the coding sequence ATGGATAGAAGAAAATTTCTAAAAGGCTCAGCATTACTTACCGGGTTATTATCCCTTTCACCGTCTGAGCTTTGGAGTTCAAGCAAAAATACAGGACATCCAAAAGCTGGAAAGGCAAAAAATATCATATTCATGATTAGCGATGGAATGAGCCTCGGGACGCTTTCAATGGCGGATCTTTATTCCAGGAATATTTTGGGAAAAGAAAGTCAATGGCTCAGCTTATATCGTGAGAAGAAAGTCTCACGCGCATTGATGGATACAGCTTCTGCAAACTCTATCGTAACAGATTCTGCCGCTGCAAGTTCTGCTTTTGGAGGCGGAATAAGGGTACAAAACGGTGCCTTAAATATAGGGGCAAATGGTGAAGTTCATGTCCCAATATGGCAGAAATATAAAAAAGCCGGGAAAAAGATCGGTTGTGTTACAACAGTTACTGTTACCCATGCTACCCCTGCCGGTTTCTGTATCAATTCCGCCAAAAGAAATGCAGAATCTCAAATTGCTGAAATGTATGCAGAGCTGGGCTTCGATGTACTGATGGGAGGCGGAGATGAATTTTTTAACCCTTTAAAAAGAGAAGATCAGAAAGACCTTTATTCCGTTTATAGAAAAAAGAACTTTCAGATTGTAAAGAATCGTACAGATCTTCAAAACATCACAAAAGGAAACAGTGTTTTAGGCATCTTCAGTACAGGAGCTTTACCTTACAGTATTGACAGAACTCATCTTAAAGAGCTTCAGAATACACCTACTTTAGCGGAGATGACCAGCGCGGCTATTGATCAGATGAAAGAACATCCTGAAGGTTTTGTCCTTCAGATTGAAGCAGGAAAAGTAGACTGGGCTGCTCATGCCAATGATATAGCAGCACTGATTCATGATCAGCTGGCATTTGATGAAGCAATAAAAAAAGTAATGGATTTTGCTGAAAAAGATGGAAATACTTTAGTAATTATTACTACAGATCACGGAAATGCCAATCCGGGAACCATTTATGGAGCTGCTGCTACAAAAAATTTCAACAGTATTTCAAACTATCAATATACCAATGAATATATCCTGAATAGAATTCATAAAGATTATTCTGCAAAAGATATTAAAGACTGGATCTATGAAGCTAACAAACTTATTCTGACAGATGAGGAAGCCAGGCATTTACAAAGTTTTTATAACGGGCTTGAGAAAGAAGAAGGACTTTATAATTATAAGAAACTGCCATTTAAACTTTATTCCGAAATTCAAAAAAACCGGAACTCAGTAGGCTGGATCAGTATGGACCACTCAGGAGATTATGTAGAAGTAGCGGCCTACGGACCGGGAAGTCAGCTTTTACAGCCTTACATCAAAAATACAGATCTGCATCATCTTATGCTGGAAGCATCCCCTATATAA